ACAGGTATGGGCTTCTTCACTGGTGCTTATGGTCTCTTTTGCATCTCCACCGTCTCAAGACTCCTGGGTCGCCTTTACTTTTCCGATCCTACTTCTGAAATGCCAGGAAAGCTACCCCATAATATTACCAACGCAGTTATTGGTGCAGCCCTAGTTGGAACCCTCATTGGGCAATTGTTCTTTGGTTGGCTTGGTGACAAACTTGGTCGCAAAAAAGCATACGGGATCACCCTCATTCTCATGGCATTTTGTTCTGTTTGCTCGGGTCTATCATTTGGAGCTAGTCCAAAGGCTGTCATTGGAACACTCTGTTTCTTCCGTTTCTGGCTAGGATTTGGTATTcttaaataaattagatttatttatattcgaTCTGACACTATAAAAAACTGATAATAACAAGATAAAAAGGGCAAATGGATACactattttcatgatttttagcTTCTCTGTTAAAAGTATTTGTGATGAtgagaagattttttttcaaaggatGAGAAATagattttatcataaatttacttattttttaccagaatataaataattgtttgttaaaataattattttctccCTGTTATTgccaattgtttttttttttttttttgtgcgtgatttgatttaattcttcAGGCATTGGTGGAAATTATCCTCTTTCTGCAACGATAATGTCAGAATATGCTAATAAAAAGACTCGTGGGGCATTTATAGCTGCAGTTTTTGCTATGCAAGGCGTTGGGACTATGTTTGCAGGGTTAGTTTCAATGATTCTAGCGAAAATCTTCCTCAGCCAATATCCAGCGCCGGCGTATAGAGTAGACCGACTCTTATCAACACAGCCAGAGGGCGATTTCTTTTGGCGGATTGTGTTAATGTTCGGTGCATTGCCGGCCCTTCTGACTTTCCATTGGCGAATGAAAATGCCCGAAACGGGGCGTTACACTGCACTAATCGAAGGCGACGCCAAACAAGCCGCTGCAGACATGGGTCGAGTTCTCAACATTGAAATCCCAGTAGAACAAGAGAACTTGGTGCAGTTTAAGGCTGCCAACGAATGCAAATTATTCTCCAGCGAGTTCTTTCAACGCCATGGCTATCATTTGATTGGCACAATGACGACTTGGTTCTTGTTGGACATAGCGTTTTACAGTCAAAATTTAACTCTGAAGGACATTTTCCCAGCCATTGGTTTAACACACAAAGCTCGGGATGTTAACGCTCTCACAGAAGTCTATGAGACCTCTCACGCCTTGTTTATGACTACCTTGTTTTGTTCTTTCCGCGGCTACTGGTTCACCGTCCTGTTCATCGAAAAAATGGGCCGGTTCAAGATCCAAATTTTGGGATTCTTCATGATGTCTCTTTCTATGCTTATCATTGGCATCAAATATCACTATCTATTAACTAATGCTCAAACCCTACTTACTCTGTTGTACGGACAAACAGTTTTCTTCGCGAATTTTGGTCCAAACAGTACAATATTTGTTCTCTCAGCGGAACTGTTTCCGACCAGGGTGAGGTCCACGTGTCATGCGCTAAGTGCGGCTTCAGGGAAGGTGGGTTCGATTGTGGCGGCTTTATTTGTGCAATCATACACTTTAAATGGGGGTCCTCAAAAAAGTCAAAAGGCGATAATGATTCTAGCGTTTATAAACATGCTAGGGTTCTGCTTCTCGTTTTTGTTGACTGAGACCAAGGGACGATCTTTGGAGGAGATTTCTGGGGAAGACGGTGGCACTGAGAATTATAATGAGACCCAGATGGGGCCTATGCCGCAGATGGGTTGGCAGGTAGGTCTCAGGCCGCATGGTGAGAAGTAAAATAAGAGGGTGATTGTTCAATATAGTAATAAGAATGGCCAGTTTGTTGAGTTTTGTTATAAATGGAAGACAGTATGGAGATTGGCAAGGAGTGATGATGAACGGTGGTCTTATGTTTtgtactttgttttttttttcattttctaaattaCTTTCTTTTTGTATTAGTGGGATAATCTATTAGTaaatagagtaatgttatagatacatatttttagtatacaatttagatacataaatgatgtatcattatataattagatattattttattttttattcaaaatcatccaatcacataatgacatatcatctatatatttaaattatgtataaaaatgtatacgtataattttaccATAGTAAATAAACATAAGCAAGGTGATGTTTTTGACAAACGATAAATCCATATATTTCAaactattattttgatttattctttttctcatcACCTACATACCTTAATTGACTTCATGGGTTGTCAATGCAAGTATATGATCAGATTTATAAATCTTATCTAAAATTAGTAAGAGTTGAAAACCCAATGCCTACCAATACAATTTCTCCACCTTCGTAACCTATATTCAATCGTCACCCATTCTATTACACTTCTCAGTTTCGTGCTTGATATTTTTGGCaactattttttttgttgatcgAAAAACCTTATCTGTATTGATTAGAtggataaaatttattttgcttgttttcataaaacataatattttataagacAATTTTTCTTAAT
The genomic region above belongs to Mangifera indica cultivar Alphonso chromosome 15, CATAS_Mindica_2.1, whole genome shotgun sequence and contains:
- the LOC123198026 gene encoding low affinity inorganic phosphate transporter 4-like, with protein sequence MFGNSLAVLHALDNARTQWYHVTTVGIAGMGFFTGAYGLFCISTVSRLLGRLYFSDPTSEMPGKLPHNITNAVIGAALVGTLIGQLFFGWLGDKLGRKKAYGITLILMAFCSVCSGLSFGASPKAVIGTLCFFRFWLGFGIGGNYPLSATIMSEYANKKTRGAFIAAVFAMQGVGTMFAGLVSMILAKIFLSQYPAPAYRVDRLLSTQPEGDFFWRIVLMFGALPALLTFHWRMKMPETGRYTALIEGDAKQAAADMGRVLNIEIPVEQENLVQFKAANECKLFSSEFFQRHGYHLIGTMTTWFLLDIAFYSQNLTLKDIFPAIGLTHKARDVNALTEVYETSHALFMTTLFCSFRGYWFTVLFIEKMGRFKIQILGFFMMSLSMLIIGIKYHYLLTNAQTLLTLLYGQTVFFANFGPNSTIFVLSAELFPTRVRSTCHALSAASGKVGSIVAALFVQSYTLNGGPQKSQKAIMILAFINMLGFCFSFLLTETKGRSLEEISGEDGGTENYNETQMGPMPQMGWQVGLRPHGEK